In Rickettsia endosymbiont of Lasioglossum villosulum, the DNA window TTGTACTTTGAATCTGATAAACATACAGAGCAACTGCATCCGATAACCGGTACGCCTATAGATGCTCCGCAGCCCAGTATTGTCACCTGTAACATAAACTAATAAAATAATGTTTGAAATTTTTTATAATTTTTGCGGTTTAAACCAAGAAATATTTTTATTCTTAAATAAAATTACTAATATCGGGCTGTTTGCCTATTTTTTAAGAATATTTTCTTTTTGTTTTAATATCGCTAATTTTGCTATTATATATATTTTATACTGTATATATCTTTATATTCAACTAAAGAAAATCAAAAACGATAATGAGCGACAAAATAAATTTTGGCATAATTATAATAAATTAGTTGAAATCGGGATAGTATATGGCGTATTTGGTTTGGTCTTTACTGCTCTTAAATTTACTGTTAATTTACCACGCCCTTATTGTAGCCTACCTGAGGGAAGTTTTATCACTATATTAAATACTGCAAGTGAAAGATGCTTATCGAGTTTTCCAAGTAGTCACGTAGCACTTAGCGTTTTATTAACGTATTTTATTTGGAATTATGTAAAATTACCAGTTAAAATATTAATGATTTGTGTTATTATATTAGTGTCTCTATCTCGCATTAGTCTTGCTATGCACTATCCAAGCGATATAATTTATGGTATTATCACCGGGCTTATAACAATATTAATTG includes these proteins:
- a CDS encoding phosphatase PAP2 family protein, whose translation is MFEIFYNFCGLNQEIFLFLNKITNIGLFAYFLRIFSFCFNIANFAIIYILYCIYLYIQLKKIKNDNERQNKFWHNYNKLVEIGIVYGVFGLVFTALKFTVNLPRPYCSLPEGSFITILNTASERCLSSFPSSHVALSVLLTYFIWNYVKLPVKILMICVIILVSLSRISLAMHYPSDIIYGIITGLITILIGKLIYRIFKNNVIKWVGRFILRHCEEKL